The following coding sequences are from one Alphaproteobacteria bacterium window:
- a CDS encoding xanthine dehydrogenase family protein subunit M: MYDFQYHKPSDLAAAASLFGQAEDGLLMAGGQTLIPTLKQRLAQPSDVIDLGAIDGLDGITQDGNTIVVGAMTTHAEVAGSDIVAGSIPALADLAEAIGDPQVRNRGTMGGSIANNDPAADYPAGLVGLGATITTTNRQIAADDFFTGMFETALDGGEIITSVSFPIPTRAAYMKLPNPASRYAIVGVFVAQSDDGVRVAVTGAGPCVFRVAEMESALASNFSADAVANIEISQDGLNSDIHAGRDYRAAMVTVMAKRAVAKIG; the protein is encoded by the coding sequence ATGTATGATTTTCAATACCACAAACCGAGCGATCTGGCGGCGGCGGCAAGCCTGTTCGGGCAGGCGGAGGATGGCCTGCTGATGGCCGGCGGACAGACCTTGATCCCGACCCTCAAGCAGCGGCTTGCACAACCGAGCGACGTTATCGATCTCGGTGCAATCGACGGCTTGGACGGAATCACTCAAGATGGCAATACCATCGTCGTCGGCGCAATGACCACACACGCCGAGGTCGCCGGCTCAGATATCGTCGCCGGTTCGATTCCCGCGCTCGCTGATCTCGCCGAAGCAATCGGCGACCCGCAGGTGCGGAACCGAGGTACCATGGGCGGGTCGATCGCGAACAACGACCCGGCCGCCGACTACCCCGCGGGGCTGGTCGGCCTGGGGGCGACGATCACCACCACCAATCGCCAGATTGCCGCCGATGATTTCTTTACCGGCATGTTCGAGACGGCGCTCGATGGCGGTGAGATTATCACTTCGGTTTCGTTTCCGATTCCGACCCGGGCGGCCTATATGAAATTGCCGAATCCTGCTTCCCGCTATGCCATTGTGGGAGTCTTCGTGGCCCAATCGGACGACGGCGTCAGGGTCGCCGTGACCGGTGCCGGTCCGTGCGTGTTCCGGGTCGCCGAAATGGAATCGGCGTTGGCGTCGAATTTCTCTGCCGACGCGGTCGCGAATATCGAGATCTCGCAAGACGGGTTGAATTCGGACATCCATGCCGGCCGCGACTACCGGGCCGCCATGGTCACCGTGATGGCAAAGCGGGCGGTGGCCAAAATAGGCTGA
- a CDS encoding MoxR family ATPase, whose product MRLPDDIGATKQLLQEGDYIADRSLATAVFLALSLERPLFLEGEAGVGKTMVATVLAETLGRRLLRLQCYEGLDVASAVYEWNYSRQMIEIRLAEVAGDVDRERLGKDIFSQEFLIERPLLQALEPHDGGPPVLLIDELDRADEPFEAYLLEVLADFQISIPEIGTIKADRPPIVIITSNRTREIHDALKRRCFYYWVDYPTAERELEILRLKAPNADIALSRQVVGFIQKLRGMDLFKLPGIAETIDWTNALTQLDALALNPETINDTLGTLLKYQDDIAKIRGSEAAKILDQVNMELAAERKG is encoded by the coding sequence ATGCGACTACCGGATGACATCGGCGCAACCAAGCAGCTTCTCCAGGAGGGCGACTATATAGCCGACCGGTCGTTGGCGACCGCCGTATTCCTGGCGCTAAGTCTTGAACGCCCGCTGTTCCTCGAGGGCGAGGCGGGAGTCGGCAAGACGATGGTCGCGACCGTGCTCGCGGAGACCCTGGGCCGCCGGCTGCTGCGGCTGCAATGCTATGAAGGCCTCGACGTCGCTTCGGCCGTCTACGAATGGAATTATTCGCGCCAGATGATCGAAATCCGGCTCGCTGAAGTGGCCGGCGACGTCGATCGCGAACGACTAGGCAAGGACATATTTTCGCAGGAATTTCTTATCGAGCGCCCCCTGCTCCAGGCCCTTGAACCGCACGACGGCGGACCACCGGTGCTGCTCATCGATGAACTTGACCGCGCCGACGAACCGTTCGAGGCGTATCTGCTCGAGGTCCTGGCGGACTTTCAAATCTCGATCCCGGAAATTGGCACGATCAAGGCCGATCGGCCGCCGATCGTCATCATCACGTCGAACCGTACACGCGAAATTCACGACGCACTCAAACGACGTTGCTTTTATTACTGGGTCGACTATCCGACCGCCGAGCGCGAGCTCGAAATACTCAGACTCAAGGCGCCCAACGCCGATATCGCACTGAGCCGACAGGTGGTCGGTTTCATACAAAAGCTACGCGGCATGGACTTGTTCAAGCTGCCCGGCATCGCTGAGACGATCGACTGGACGAACGCGCTGACCCAATTGGACGCCTTGGCCCTCAATCCTGAAACGATCAACGATACCCTCGGCACCCTGCTGAAGTACCAGGATGACATCGCCAAGATCCGGGGTAGCGAAGCCGCCAAGATTCTGGACCAGGTCAATATGGAACTGGCGGCGGAACGCAAAGGGTGA
- a CDS encoding VWA domain-containing protein has product MHFARALRAAGLPIGPGRVLDAVRAVETVGITNRQDFYWTLHAVFVNRHSQRELFDQTFHLFWKNPQILEKMMSLILPEIRGTEDADARDRASRRVIEALHGGSEPELDPADEYEVEFDAALTYSPAEMLQRMDFEEMSAAEIEAAKAAIRRMRLPLHQVATRRFRRDPSGPRINMRDTLRSAMRSGGSSIPLIRKRQRQRPPELVVLCDISGSMSRYSRMLLHFMHALTNDRDRVHTLLFGTRLTNVTHYLREKDVDVALDRIGEVVEDWSGGTRIGHCLHEFNRDWSRRVLAQGAVLLFISDGLDRDPSSGLEAEMERLHKSCRTLIWLNPLLRYEGFEPRAAGIRAILPHVDQFRPVHNLESLEQLTKVLGEPVSRRAEGVTQWQRKAA; this is encoded by the coding sequence ATGCATTTTGCACGCGCATTGCGCGCGGCCGGTCTACCGATCGGTCCGGGACGCGTCCTCGACGCGGTGCGCGCGGTAGAAACCGTCGGCATCACCAATCGGCAAGATTTCTATTGGACCCTCCACGCGGTGTTCGTAAATCGCCACAGCCAGCGTGAGTTGTTCGATCAAACCTTTCACCTGTTCTGGAAAAATCCGCAAATCCTCGAAAAAATGATGTCTCTGATTCTGCCGGAAATCCGCGGAACCGAAGACGCCGACGCGCGTGATCGCGCGAGCCGCCGGGTGATCGAGGCGCTTCACGGTGGCAGTGAACCCGAGCTCGACCCTGCGGACGAATACGAGGTCGAATTCGACGCGGCACTCACCTATTCGCCTGCGGAAATGCTGCAACGGATGGACTTCGAGGAAATGTCGGCGGCTGAAATCGAAGCGGCGAAAGCGGCAATCCGCCGCATGCGCTTGCCACTCCACCAGGTCGCGACGCGGCGATTCCGGCGCGACCCGTCGGGGCCGCGGATCAACATGCGCGATACCCTGCGATCGGCCATGCGTTCCGGCGGCAGCAGCATCCCCTTGATCCGCAAGCGCCAGCGCCAGCGGCCGCCCGAACTGGTCGTTCTGTGCGACATCTCGGGCTCCATGAGCCGATACTCGCGCATGCTGCTTCATTTCATGCATGCCCTGACCAACGACCGGGACCGGGTCCACACACTGCTCTTCGGCACCCGGTTGACCAACGTCACGCACTATCTGCGCGAAAAGGACGTCGATGTTGCGCTGGATCGAATCGGCGAGGTTGTCGAGGATTGGTCCGGCGGAACCCGGATTGGGCACTGCCTTCATGAATTCAACCGCGACTGGTCGCGCCGCGTCCTGGCCCAGGGTGCGGTGCTCTTGTTCATCAGCGACGGTCTCGACCGCGACCCCAGCTCCGGCCTGGAAGCGGAAATGGAGCGCCTGCATAAGTCATGCCGCACCCTGATTTGGCTCAATCCCCTGCTCCGTTACGAAGGGTTTGAGCCACGCGCGGCGGGGATACGGGCGATTTTGCCGCATGTTGACCAATTCCGTCCGGTGCATAATTTGGAATCTTTGGAGCAATTGACCAAAGTCCTAGGCGAGCCGGTTTCGCGGCGTGCCGAAGGCGTCACGCAATGGCAGCGGAAAGCAGCATGA
- a CDS encoding XdhC family protein — protein MNQERHDTLDQAAAWHDAGHGVALATVVKTWGSSPRPVGSQLAVNDRGDFEGSVSGGCIEGAVVLAALDVIRDGEARRLDFGVTNEQAWEVGLACGGKIEIYVERLE, from the coding sequence ATGAATCAGGAACGCCATGACACGCTCGATCAAGCCGCGGCCTGGCATGACGCCGGTCATGGCGTGGCCTTGGCGACCGTCGTCAAGACTTGGGGGTCGTCGCCGCGGCCCGTGGGGAGCCAATTGGCCGTCAATGATCGCGGCGATTTCGAGGGCTCGGTTTCGGGCGGATGCATCGAGGGGGCGGTGGTGCTCGCGGCGCTCGACGTAATCCGGGACGGCGAGGCTCGGCGGCTCGATTTCGGCGTTACCAATGAACAGGCATGGGAGGTCGGCCTGGCCTGCGGCGGCAAAATTGAGATCTATGTCGAGCGGCTGGAATGA
- a CDS encoding XdhC/CoxF family protein has translation MRRAILDEIRRARDEKRAVALVTNLKSNQQYTKYLIDLKKNNSDIESYLEAAFRSDSGGVFAGEDGDNFVQIINPPLRLVLIGAVHIAQALASIGAVAGYDVTIIDPRQSFASDARFPNVQICTDWPDDALNALDLDHRTAIAVLSHDPKLDDPALSVALKSPCFYIGALGSKRTHAARVERLIEAGLSDDDISRIRGPIGLDIGAKTPAEIAVAIIAEVTRALRREGSP, from the coding sequence ATGAGACGCGCCATCCTTGACGAAATACGCCGCGCACGGGACGAAAAGCGTGCCGTAGCGCTCGTCACAAACTTAAAGTCAAATCAGCAATATACTAAATATCTTATTGATTTAAAAAAAAATAACTCGGACATAGAATCGTATTTGGAAGCGGCATTCCGGTCCGATAGTGGCGGCGTATTTGCCGGCGAAGACGGCGACAATTTCGTTCAAATCATCAATCCTCCCCTGCGCCTGGTGTTGATCGGCGCGGTTCATATTGCCCAGGCCCTGGCGTCCATTGGCGCAGTGGCCGGTTACGACGTGACCATCATCGATCCACGGCAATCGTTTGCCAGCGATGCCCGTTTTCCCAACGTTCAGATTTGCACCGACTGGCCGGACGACGCGCTTAACGCCCTCGACTTGGACCACCGTACGGCCATCGCGGTTTTGTCTCACGACCCCAAATTGGACGACCCGGCGCTATCGGTCGCCCTCAAATCACCCTGTTTCTATATTGGCGCTCTCGGCAGCAAGCGCACTCACGCGGCCCGCGTCGAACGACTGATCGAGGCCGGGTTGAGTGATGATGATATCTCCAGGATACGCGGCCCTATCGGGCTGGATATCGGCGCCAAAACGCCTGCCGAAATCGCTGTTGCGATCATCGCCGAAGTCACGCGAGCCTTGCGCCGGGAGGGCTCGCCTTGA
- a CDS encoding NTP transferase domain-containing protein, with product MKFDDISLDDALGTILAHSHRLGDRVLKKGHVLCGDDITQLSRAGVSRVIAAKLEDGDVGEDEAAARLASAIGEPGLKPTAPFTGRCNLVSEGAGLLVVDRDGLDRFNRVDESITVATLPPYSKIRARQMVATVKIIPFAVRSDALERCLEITTESQPLIRRQPYISHRIGLIQSRLSGSQDKLLDKTLDVLTARVKSLGATIEEEIRCRHNGADVDESVRMLLHKGCTMILIAGASAIVDRRDIVPASIERVGGTIEHFGMPVDPGNLLLLAHLGDVPVIGLPGCARSPKFNGLDIVLERLCAGLPITGRDIMDLGAGGLLKEMADRPQPRENLPLETGSEMPRVAAVVLAAGQSRRMGEINKLLAEIDGTPMVARVVDTASASDADPIVVVVGHEAELVRSVLGGRSLRYIENPDFADGLSSSLRAGIGALPDDVAAALICLGDMPRLTAPQLNRLIAAYDPMEGRAICVPTYRGKRGNPVLWDRRFFADMVALSGDVGARHLIGANAEVVVEVEMDDDAVLIDVDSPAALTALGKTDRR from the coding sequence TTGAAGTTCGACGATATTTCCCTCGACGACGCCTTGGGCACCATCCTTGCTCATAGCCACCGCCTTGGTGACCGTGTGCTCAAGAAAGGCCACGTTCTGTGCGGCGACGACATTACACAGTTGAGCCGCGCCGGTGTTTCCCGAGTTATCGCGGCCAAACTCGAGGATGGGGATGTTGGCGAAGACGAAGCAGCCGCTCGCCTCGCCTCTGCGATCGGCGAGCCCGGCCTCAAACCGACGGCGCCCTTTACCGGGCGCTGCAATCTGGTGTCCGAAGGCGCCGGACTACTGGTCGTCGATCGCGACGGACTCGACCGGTTCAACCGGGTCGACGAATCGATTACGGTCGCGACTCTCCCGCCATATTCGAAGATTCGCGCGCGCCAGATGGTCGCAACCGTGAAGATCATTCCCTTCGCCGTTCGGAGCGACGCCCTGGAACGCTGTCTCGAGATCACCACCGAGAGCCAGCCGCTTATTCGCCGGCAGCCCTATATTTCCCATCGCATCGGCCTGATCCAGAGCCGTCTGTCCGGGTCGCAGGATAAGCTCCTCGATAAGACGCTCGACGTCCTGACGGCACGTGTGAAATCGCTCGGCGCAACGATCGAGGAGGAAATTCGATGCCGGCACAACGGTGCCGACGTCGATGAATCGGTGCGCATGCTGTTGCACAAAGGGTGCACGATGATCCTCATCGCGGGGGCGTCTGCCATCGTCGATCGTCGGGACATCGTGCCGGCCTCCATCGAACGGGTCGGCGGCACGATCGAGCATTTCGGGATGCCCGTGGACCCCGGCAACCTGCTACTGCTTGCCCACCTCGGCGATGTTCCCGTTATCGGACTCCCGGGCTGCGCCCGGTCGCCAAAGTTTAATGGTCTCGACATCGTACTCGAACGACTGTGCGCGGGATTGCCCATTACCGGGCGCGATATCATGGATCTCGGGGCCGGTGGCCTGCTGAAAGAAATGGCCGATCGGCCGCAGCCGAGAGAGAACCTCCCCTTAGAAACGGGTTCGGAAATGCCGCGCGTGGCCGCGGTGGTCCTGGCGGCGGGCCAATCGCGCCGAATGGGCGAGATCAACAAACTGCTCGCCGAAATCGACGGCACGCCGATGGTTGCCCGCGTGGTCGACACCGCGTCCGCCAGTGACGCCGACCCCATCGTCGTTGTTGTTGGCCACGAGGCCGAGTTGGTCCGATCTGTGCTTGGCGGGCGTAGTCTGCGCTACATTGAGAACCCCGATTTCGCCGACGGCCTCAGTTCCTCGCTTCGTGCCGGCATAGGCGCATTGCCCGATGATGTCGCCGCCGCATTGATCTGTCTGGGCGATATGCCCCGCCTTACCGCCCCCCAATTGAACCGGCTGATCGCCGCCTACGATCCGATGGAAGGGCGCGCGATCTGTGTCCCCACTTATCGCGGCAAGCGTGGCAACCCGGTGCTCTGGGACCGGCGATTCTTTGCCGACATGGTGGCGCTATCCGGCGATGTCGGCGCGCGCCATCTGATCGGCGCCAATGCCGAGGTCGTGGTCGAGGTCGAAATGGACGATGACGCAGTTCTGATTGATGTCGATTCGCCGGCCGCGCTGACCGCACTCGGCAAGACAGATCGACGTTAG
- a CDS encoding alpha/beta hydrolase: MLKSIITTALVVYVVVGTALYLLQRKFIYVPSTGEPSRAEFGATDMEEVAYRTEDGIDLYGWFKPPADRDAPVIVFFHGNAGHIGHRAAKVRPFIDAEYGVFLAEYRGYGGNGGAPSEEGLYADARAALDLLAATGFEAESVILYGESLGSAVAVQMAIERQARALVLEAPFSSLVGVARKRFPIYPTDWLVADRFDSASKIGRLEVPILIFHGEHDSVVPVELGRRLFEAAQEPKEGVFIKQADHNDLYDHGAVKVILQFLQRSLSSNLLDHPARPQTEENA, from the coding sequence TTGTTGAAATCAATCATTACGACGGCGCTGGTCGTCTATGTCGTGGTGGGTACGGCGTTGTATCTGCTCCAGCGCAAGTTCATCTATGTGCCCAGCACGGGCGAGCCTTCGCGTGCCGAATTCGGCGCCACCGATATGGAGGAGGTCGCGTACCGGACAGAGGATGGCATCGACTTGTACGGCTGGTTCAAACCCCCGGCCGACCGCGATGCTCCGGTGATCGTATTTTTCCATGGCAACGCCGGGCATATCGGCCATCGCGCCGCCAAGGTGCGTCCCTTTATCGATGCCGAATATGGCGTCTTCTTGGCCGAGTACAGAGGATATGGCGGCAACGGCGGCGCGCCGAGCGAGGAAGGCCTTTACGCCGATGCGCGGGCTGCGCTCGATCTCCTTGCCGCAACGGGCTTCGAAGCGGAATCGGTCATACTCTACGGGGAATCTCTTGGCAGCGCGGTCGCCGTTCAGATGGCGATCGAACGCCAGGCCCGGGCGCTCGTTCTCGAGGCGCCGTTTTCATCCCTTGTCGGCGTGGCCCGCAAACGGTTTCCGATTTACCCGACCGACTGGTTGGTCGCCGACCGGTTCGATTCGGCGTCCAAGATTGGGCGGCTCGAAGTGCCAATCCTGATTTTTCACGGCGAACATGATTCGGTTGTGCCGGTGGAACTCGGACGCCGTCTATTCGAGGCGGCGCAGGAACCAAAGGAAGGGGTCTTTATCAAACAGGCAGATCACAACGATCTCTACGATCACGGCGCGGTCAAAGTGATTCTACAGTTCCTGCAGCGCTCGCTGTCTTCAAATTTGCTCGATCATCCGGCGCGGCCCCAAACCGAAGAGAACGCATGA
- a CDS encoding (2Fe-2S)-binding protein — protein MNDVSVTAPRRPTIRQIRLFTGIVLFVYVTTHFLNHALGLISLDALDAGRRVFIAVWRNPVGTILLYGSLIVHFALALQAIYARRRLNLRAYEWVQLLLGLSVPFILALHVFGTRMAHEVYGVDDNYVYALLVQWHFSPQIGIQQIVLFAIAWIHGCMGLHFYFRLKRHYAPLLPYLFAGTLLVPTLGLLGVGVAADQVTTLAQDQEWLDRTLDNLNPPGAEGVQFVYDSAAIVWGVVIVFLALVMILRALRRWQERRKGLIRITYPGNRKVEIASGPTLLEISRQHDIPHASVCGGRGRCSTCRVRIGNGLDQLEPPASTEVAVLERVGAPPNVRLACQTRPTTDIEITPLLPPTAGPRAARSRSAYLQGGEREILILFAVFAPSPVSPSTSSHMTWFSSSTATLPPWERRSKMPAVMSINSSATA, from the coding sequence ATGAACGACGTCTCCGTTACGGCGCCTCGGCGACCGACGATTCGCCAAATTCGGCTGTTCACGGGTATCGTCCTGTTCGTCTATGTGACGACCCATTTCCTCAATCATGCCCTCGGTTTGATCTCGCTTGACGCGCTTGACGCCGGCCGCCGCGTGTTCATTGCCGTATGGCGGAATCCGGTGGGGACGATCCTGCTCTATGGGTCGCTCATCGTCCACTTCGCGCTCGCCTTGCAGGCGATCTACGCCCGCCGTCGGCTGAATCTGAGGGCGTACGAGTGGGTGCAGCTGCTGCTTGGACTTTCGGTACCGTTCATCCTCGCGCTCCATGTATTCGGCACAAGAATGGCGCACGAGGTTTACGGGGTCGATGACAACTATGTCTACGCGCTCCTCGTGCAATGGCATTTCTCGCCTCAGATCGGGATCCAACAAATCGTCCTCTTTGCGATCGCTTGGATCCACGGTTGCATGGGCCTTCACTTTTACTTTCGTTTGAAGCGTCACTATGCGCCGCTCCTGCCCTATTTGTTCGCCGGCACGCTTTTGGTCCCGACTTTGGGGCTTCTCGGTGTCGGCGTCGCCGCCGACCAAGTCACAACTCTAGCACAGGATCAAGAATGGCTGGATCGGACCCTCGACAACCTAAACCCTCCGGGAGCCGAGGGCGTTCAATTCGTATACGACAGCGCGGCCATAGTGTGGGGTGTTGTCATCGTTTTCCTGGCGCTGGTGATGATCCTGCGCGCTTTGCGCCGGTGGCAGGAACGCCGCAAAGGCCTCATTCGAATCACCTATCCTGGGAATCGCAAAGTCGAGATTGCGAGCGGTCCGACGCTGCTCGAGATTAGCCGCCAGCACGATATACCCCACGCTTCGGTTTGTGGCGGGCGGGGCCGGTGCTCGACCTGCCGGGTCAGGATTGGAAACGGCCTCGATCAGTTGGAACCTCCGGCTTCTACCGAGGTCGCCGTGCTGGAGCGGGTCGGCGCGCCACCGAATGTTCGACTGGCCTGCCAGACGCGCCCGACCACCGATATCGAAATCACGCCATTGTTACCGCCAACCGCCGGTCCGCGTGCCGCACGGAGCAGGTCGGCGTATCTCCAGGGCGGCGAACGCGAAATCCTCATCCTGTTCGCGGTCTTCGCGCCTTCACCCGTTTCGCCGAGCACAAGCTCCCATATGACGTGGTTTTCGTCCTCAACCGCTACTTTGCCGCCATGGGAACGGCGATCGAAGATGCCGGCGGTCATGTCGATAAATTCATCGGCGACGGCGTGA
- a CDS encoding adenylate/guanylate cyclase domain-containing protein — protein MLDLPGQDWKRPRSVGTSGFYRGRRAGAGRRATECSTGLPDAPDHRYRNHAIVTANRRSACRTEQVGVSPGRRTRNPHPVRGLRAFTRFAEHKLPYDVVFVLNRYFAAMGTAIEDAGGHVDKFIGDGVMALFGIEADIETAARQSFTAMHNMAANLGELNQLLSSDLVEPLRIGIGVHAGTVIVGEMGYKHAVSLTAIGDAANTASRLEALTKELGGQAVISQKVVDYSGFDLTVSAVHEVSIRGRREPMRVHAIEDATQLNVMSAATAAP, from the coding sequence GTGCTCGACCTGCCGGGTCAGGATTGGAAACGGCCTCGATCAGTTGGAACCTCCGGCTTCTACCGAGGTCGCCGTGCTGGAGCGGGTCGGCGCGCCACCGAATGTTCGACTGGCCTGCCAGACGCGCCCGACCACCGATATCGAAATCACGCCATTGTTACCGCCAACCGCCGGTCCGCGTGCCGCACGGAGCAGGTCGGCGTATCTCCAGGGCGGCGAACGCGAAATCCTCATCCTGTTCGCGGTCTTCGCGCCTTCACCCGTTTCGCCGAGCACAAGCTCCCATATGACGTGGTTTTCGTCCTCAACCGCTACTTTGCCGCCATGGGAACGGCGATCGAAGATGCCGGCGGTCATGTCGATAAATTCATCGGCGACGGCGTGATGGCGCTGTTCGGAATTGAAGCCGATATCGAAACGGCGGCACGGCAGTCGTTCACCGCGATGCACAATATGGCCGCCAATCTAGGGGAGCTGAACCAGCTTCTCTCCTCCGACCTGGTGGAGCCATTGCGGATTGGGATCGGCGTTCATGCCGGGACCGTCATTGTCGGCGAAATGGGATACAAGCACGCCGTGTCGCTGACCGCGATCGGCGACGCCGCAAATACGGCAAGCCGACTCGAAGCGCTGACCAAGGAACTCGGAGGCCAGGCGGTGATCTCCCAAAAGGTCGTCGATTATTCGGGTTTCGACCTGACGGTTTCAGCAGTTCATGAGGTTTCGATCCGTGGGCGTCGAGAACCCATGCGCGTGCACGCCATCGAGGACGCCACCCAACTCAATGTAATGAGCGCAGCGACCGCCGCGCCGTAG
- a CDS encoding tetratricopeptide repeat protein, with protein sequence MGILKTPVAVPLLAILLVAGSSFSWAADTARSRPDSPLDKAAQAVDAGDYGQAVPTLEEIVESDPTSADALNYLGYSHRKLGQYEIAKTYYLRALEVDPEHKGANEYLGELYLEQGDLAAAEERLEVLDDACGFFGCEEYDELEEKIEAFRSSNQQS encoded by the coding sequence ATGGGCATTTTGAAGACGCCGGTTGCTGTCCCACTGTTAGCTATTCTATTGGTTGCGGGGAGCAGTTTCTCGTGGGCGGCCGACACGGCCCGTTCGCGCCCCGACAGCCCTCTCGATAAGGCAGCGCAAGCGGTCGATGCCGGGGATTACGGCCAGGCCGTCCCTACGCTCGAGGAAATCGTCGAAAGTGACCCGACGAGCGCGGACGCGCTCAATTACCTCGGCTACAGCCATCGCAAATTGGGCCAGTACGAGATCGCGAAGACCTATTACCTGCGCGCCTTGGAAGTCGATCCGGAACACAAGGGCGCCAACGAGTATCTTGGCGAGCTTTACCTCGAACAGGGAGATTTGGCCGCCGCCGAGGAACGGCTCGAAGTGCTGGATGATGCCTGCGGATTCTTCGGCTGCGAGGAATACGACGAGCTCGAGGAAAAAATAGAGGCGTTCAGGAGCAGCAACCAGCAGAGCTGA
- a CDS encoding acyl--CoA ligase gives MTSETIHRQPLVRARRRVVEDDRTYPYDTLIEALEHHALETPDRVAFNFEDGTLTYGELLADARRIAKNLFVRGVDRGGRCALVLDSGPELIRYIVAIQMLGAAPVVVNPELPAPATIRRLRDVRAELAVASERLLPALNQENGRVHSRIRVRTPGEILNETQSLRVSDVIPSRDDFAVLVLSPGTDGGTHGVTFKQRQIIAWCNATADHLEVSTADTIAAQFPLFDGKALAWFVFLPLVVGCRVIHRQLPERAPERWLRAVAEHEPTLMICNDSFLKILAGARFWERIEIDSLRMVVSYGEPSRATTMRDFETRFGLEDVVRPAYGLVETVGAVAIGDGGDIEADRNGIIDSGKAIPGIAVRVARPDGTDRTVGEIGEIVVGGEMLFESYFDQPALTGDKQVDGEFHTGDLGYFDSDGRLFVLGRDHEIIRLAHRSLLPRQVEEAAEDVQNVEALAAIGRPADELEQDGSESLVVVAEVSHKAGEARDQMRQISDDISAAVKSAMRLPPDEILLVKPGVLPRTVDGRMAYARLRDMVVGGRLAREGAILHGGNVFISPLKR, from the coding sequence TTGACATCGGAAACGATCCACCGACAACCCCTCGTTCGAGCGCGCCGACGCGTCGTCGAGGATGATCGAACCTATCCATACGATACGCTTATAGAGGCTCTCGAGCATCACGCGCTCGAGACGCCGGATCGGGTGGCCTTCAATTTCGAAGATGGCACGCTGACCTACGGAGAACTGTTGGCCGACGCCCGGCGGATAGCAAAAAATCTGTTCGTTCGAGGCGTCGACCGTGGCGGCAGGTGCGCACTCGTCCTCGATTCCGGTCCCGAGCTCATTCGCTACATCGTGGCTATTCAAATGCTCGGCGCGGCCCCGGTGGTAGTCAATCCGGAGTTGCCGGCGCCGGCCACGATTCGCCGTCTGCGCGATGTTCGTGCCGAGCTCGCCGTCGCGAGCGAGCGCCTGTTGCCGGCCCTCAATCAGGAAAATGGCCGGGTGCATAGCCGAATTCGCGTCCGGACTCCGGGCGAAATACTTAACGAAACCCAATCGCTTCGTGTCAGCGACGTCATTCCGTCGCGCGATGATTTCGCGGTCTTGGTGCTTTCTCCCGGCACCGATGGTGGGACCCATGGCGTGACTTTCAAGCAGCGCCAGATCATCGCGTGGTGCAACGCCACGGCGGACCATCTTGAAGTTTCAACCGCCGATACGATCGCTGCCCAATTCCCCCTATTCGATGGCAAGGCGTTGGCTTGGTTCGTCTTCTTGCCCCTCGTCGTCGGGTGCCGCGTAATTCACCGGCAACTTCCGGAGCGTGCTCCCGAGAGATGGCTGCGCGCCGTGGCCGAACACGAACCGACACTGATGATTTGCAATGACTCTTTTTTGAAAATTCTCGCCGGTGCTCGGTTTTGGGAAAGAATCGAGATCGATTCGTTGCGAATGGTGGTGTCGTACGGCGAGCCGTCACGTGCGACGACCATGCGTGATTTCGAAACGAGGTTTGGGCTCGAAGACGTGGTCCGACCCGCCTATGGTTTGGTCGAAACGGTGGGGGCGGTCGCAATCGGCGACGGCGGTGATATCGAGGCCGACCGAAATGGCATAATCGACAGTGGTAAGGCAATCCCCGGGATTGCGGTCCGAGTTGCTCGTCCCGACGGCACCGACCGGACTGTTGGTGAGATCGGTGAAATTGTCGTTGGCGGCGAGATGCTCTTTGAATCGTATTTCGATCAACCCGCCCTAACCGGTGATAAACAGGTTGATGGCGAGTTCCATACTGGCGACCTCGGCTATTTTGATAGCGACGGGCGTTTGTTCGTGCTCGGTCGCGATCATGAAATCATTCGGCTAGCGCATCGCAGCCTGCTGCCGCGCCAAGTCGAGGAAGCGGCGGAAGACGTGCAAAACGTTGAGGCTTTGGCGGCGATCGGCCGGCCGGCCGACGAGCTTGAACAGGATGGTTCGGAGTCTTTGGTTGTGGTTGCCGAGGTTTCGCATAAGGCCGGCGAGGCTCGCGATCAGATGCGTCAAATCTCGGACGACATTTCGGCCGCGGTGAAATCGGCGATGCGACTGCCACCGGACGAGATCCTGCTCGTCAAGCCGGGCGTTCTGCCGCGAACCGTCGATGGCCGCATGGCCTATGCCCGACTTCGCGATATGGTAGTCGGCGGACGACTGGCCCGCGAAGGCGCAATCCTGCATGGCGGCAACGTATTTATAAGCCCGCTCAAGCGCTAA